The sequence TTCCGTGTTCGGCATTTGGCGGGCAATACAAACTTGTATTTGGGCCTACTACAACTGTTTTTCCATCCAAGAAAAAAGAAGCCGAACCTTCGAGAATATAAAAGAATTCTTCTTCGGGATGATGATGTGGCGCGTGCGTAGATTTTCCGGGCTCAACAATACTCATTTTGAGTGTGTTTTCCTGAGTGAAATTTTTATCGGCAAACCAATATTGATACCCAACTTTGGTTTTCGTGGCTTTGTTTAGATCGAAATGATTGATACAGTTTTCGATTGTGTATTGAGGTTCTGATGGCGTTTTTTCTTTTTTTACCTCCTGCGCTTGTATAGATTCTTGCGAGAACATTGCAAGAAGTATAATAATGAGGGTTGATGCTAGTTTCATTTTCTTTTTTTGTAATAATACGAAAAA comes from Flavobacterium sp. KACC 22761 and encodes:
- a CDS encoding cupin domain-containing protein, translated to MKLASTLIIILLAMFSQESIQAQEVKKEKTPSEPQYTIENCINHFDLNKATKTKVGYQYWFADKNFTQENTLKMSIVEPGKSTHAPHHHPEEEFFYILEGSASFFLDGKTVVVGPNTSLYCPPNAEHGISNAGTTDLKYLVIKKDLR